The following are encoded in a window of Phycisphaerae bacterium genomic DNA:
- a CDS encoding sugar phosphate isomerase/epimerase — translation MDKNAQDIRIGTLAGASADYMRKILPHGFESLSVTFWQKLGDCDLKKLAAEVREAIGGRDVKISTVSVFGNPLGVEAIDEETRRGWEACIDHAHLFGSDLVTGFSGRIVGEPVDKCMPRFKEIFEPLARRAKDKGVRLAFENCASTWNMATIPHYWEMLFDAVPFDNIGLEWEPCHQLVALVDPMPQIRKYGGRFFHIHGKDATVRHDVIREYGIAGPVPFAYHRTPGFGDSNWTDIISELRLIGFEGCIDIEGWHDPIYRDELEMTGQVHALNYLKHCRGGAFVPNP, via the coding sequence ATTCGGATCGGGACTTTGGCGGGCGCGAGCGCCGACTACATGCGCAAGATTTTACCGCACGGGTTCGAGTCGCTGTCGGTCACGTTCTGGCAGAAGCTGGGCGATTGCGACTTAAAGAAGCTGGCGGCGGAGGTCCGCGAGGCCATCGGGGGTCGGGACGTCAAGATTTCGACGGTGTCGGTGTTCGGCAACCCGCTGGGCGTCGAGGCGATCGACGAGGAGACTCGCCGCGGCTGGGAGGCGTGCATCGACCATGCCCACCTGTTCGGCAGCGACCTGGTCACCGGGTTCAGCGGGCGGATCGTCGGCGAGCCGGTCGACAAATGCATGCCGCGGTTCAAGGAAATCTTCGAGCCGCTGGCCCGCCGGGCCAAAGACAAGGGCGTGCGGCTGGCGTTCGAGAACTGCGCCAGCACATGGAACATGGCGACGATTCCGCACTACTGGGAGATGCTGTTTGACGCGGTGCCGTTCGACAACATCGGGCTGGAGTGGGAGCCGTGCCACCAGTTGGTCGCCCTGGTCGATCCGATGCCGCAGATCCGCAAGTACGGCGGTCGGTTCTTCCACATTCACGGCAAGGACGCCACGGTCCGCCATGATGTGATCCGCGAGTACGGCATCGCCGGGCCCGTTCCGTTCGCCTACCACCGGACGCCGGGCTTCGGCGACAGCAACTGGACCGACATCATCTCGGAGCTGCGGCTGATCGGTTTTGAGGGTTGCATCGATATCGAAGGCTGGCACGATCCGATCTATCGCGACGAACTGGAGATGACCGGACAGGTTCATGCGCTGAACTATTTGAAACACTGCCGCGGCGGAGCGTTTGTGCCGAATCCATGA